One Actinomycetota bacterium genomic region harbors:
- a CDS encoding helix-turn-helix domain-containing protein: protein MTTMTAQLPLRVTPAPAVAIGLAVGLVEDADGGRVFINGQLCFAWDAGDAATRRLAAVQLVRIKAAKGYEVAAGFGVDEFTLYRWGQALSEGGPAALVPSRRGPKGPSKLTDALVAEIVERRAAGQGIAEVAAAVGVSARSVSAAAARARAEAGSGAAGSSDDTAAGSTEAAAGSTGEAVSNGSTSEAVSDTDPDIDGAVVDSIEVAAGSTGEAVSDADPEVGAVVVDSADEAAAGSTSEAVSDASPDIDGVMAGSAGADADLDDVDAADAGGVEIGVGAAGLAGDAGAGEALVPVLPGPVDRSLERVAARWGLLPYAPPVFAPAARVPLAGLFLAVPALAATGLLEGARQVYGGVPYGFYGLDAVLCEAVLRALLGEPRAEGATRVNPTDLGRVLGLDRAPEVKTVRRKMGLLAARGKAAELLSVQARRHAAEHQEAMSVLYVDGHVRTYHGTRRIQKTHAPRLRFPAPATVETWIADAHGAPVWVVMAEPGASLASEIRRLLPEIRGIVGDDRRVLVGFDRGGWSPTLFQEMIAAGFDVLTWRKGPTQDVAAELFAEHTHTDEHGVKRTFELADTTVAIPLDEHDPDAGTVTLRQVSKLDPRTGRQVHILTSRTDLTAAQVCFRMGARWREENYFRYGRMHFALDSHDSYAVTDDDPDRSVPNPAKRKAHQAVQAARARLARAETRRDEQLLALRSPTPGVTTVITNQTINQITAPVHAARAELDAAAAAHRATPTRLPLGQVRPGQQVLETETKLLTHAIRMAAFNTQTMLARTITTATGYRKAGNEAHALVRTALAGTGDIRPAPGTLHIRLDPMHTPRATAALAQLCTALNDTAAVFPGTDLEMHYSVKPHR from the coding sequence ATGACCACCATGACGGCCCAGCTGCCCCTGCGGGTGACCCCCGCGCCGGCCGTGGCGATCGGGCTCGCGGTGGGCCTGGTCGAGGACGCCGACGGCGGCCGGGTGTTCATCAACGGGCAGCTGTGCTTCGCCTGGGACGCCGGGGACGCGGCCACCCGCCGACTGGCGGCGGTGCAACTGGTGCGGATCAAGGCGGCCAAGGGGTACGAGGTGGCGGCCGGGTTCGGGGTGGACGAGTTCACGCTGTACCGCTGGGGGCAGGCCCTTTCCGAGGGTGGCCCGGCGGCGCTGGTGCCGAGCCGGCGTGGACCGAAGGGCCCGTCCAAGCTCACCGACGCGTTGGTCGCGGAGATCGTCGAGCGCCGCGCGGCCGGGCAGGGCATCGCCGAGGTCGCCGCCGCGGTCGGGGTTTCGGCGCGCAGCGTGTCGGCCGCGGCGGCCCGCGCCCGGGCCGAGGCGGGCAGCGGCGCGGCCGGTTCCAGCGATGACACCGCGGCCGGTTCCACCGAGGCCGCGGCCGGTTCCACCGGCGAGGCGGTTTCGAACGGTTCCACGAGCGAGGCGGTTTCGGACACCGACCCGGACATCGACGGTGCGGTGGTCGATTCCATTGAGGTCGCGGCCGGTTCCACCGGCGAGGCGGTTTCGGACGCCGACCCGGAGGTCGGCGCTGTCGTGGTCGATTCCGCCGACGAGGCCGCGGCCGGTTCCACGAGCGAGGCGGTTTCGGACGCCTCCCCGGACATCGACGGTGTCATGGCCGGTTCCGCCGGCGCCGACGCGGACCTCGACGACGTCGACGCCGCCGACGCCGGAGGGGTTGAGATCGGCGTCGGCGCGGCGGGTTTGGCCGGTGACGCCGGCGCCGGTGAGGCCCTGGTGCCGGTTTTGCCCGGTCCGGTGGACCGTTCGCTGGAGCGGGTCGCGGCCCGGTGGGGGCTGTTGCCGTACGCGCCGCCGGTGTTCGCGCCGGCCGCCAGGGTGCCGTTGGCCGGGCTGTTCCTGGCGGTGCCCGCGCTGGCGGCGACCGGACTGCTGGAGGGCGCCCGGCAGGTGTACGGCGGTGTCCCGTACGGCTTCTACGGTTTGGACGCCGTGTTGTGCGAGGCGGTGCTCCGGGCGTTGCTCGGCGAGCCGCGGGCCGAGGGCGCCACCCGGGTCAACCCGACCGATCTGGGTCGGGTGCTGGGCCTGGACCGGGCCCCGGAGGTCAAGACGGTGCGCCGCAAGATGGGCTTGCTGGCCGCCCGCGGGAAGGCCGCCGAGTTGTTGTCCGTGCAGGCCCGCCGGCACGCGGCCGAGCACCAGGAGGCGATGAGCGTGCTGTACGTGGACGGGCATGTGCGGACCTACCACGGCACCCGCAGGATCCAGAAGACGCACGCGCCCCGGCTGCGGTTCCCGGCCCCGGCCACCGTGGAGACCTGGATCGCCGACGCGCACGGGGCGCCGGTGTGGGTGGTGATGGCCGAGCCCGGCGCATCGCTGGCCTCCGAGATCCGCCGACTGCTGCCCGAGATCCGCGGCATCGTGGGCGACGACCGTCGCGTGCTGGTCGGCTTCGACCGCGGCGGCTGGTCCCCCACCCTTTTCCAGGAGATGATCGCGGCCGGGTTCGACGTGTTGACCTGGCGCAAGGGACCCACCCAAGACGTGGCCGCCGAGTTGTTCGCCGAGCACACCCACACCGACGAGCACGGCGTCAAACGCACATTCGAGTTGGCCGACACCACCGTGGCGATCCCGCTGGACGAGCACGATCCCGACGCCGGCACGGTGACGCTGCGGCAGGTCAGCAAGCTCGATCCGAGAACCGGCCGACAGGTGCACATCCTGACCTCGCGCACCGACCTGACCGCCGCCCAGGTGTGCTTCCGGATGGGTGCCCGCTGGCGGGAAGAGAACTACTTCCGCTACGGGCGGATGCATTTCGCGTTGGACTCGCACGACAGCTACGCGGTCACCGACGACGACCCGGACCGGTCGGTGCCGAACCCGGCCAAGCGCAAGGCCCACCAGGCGGTGCAGGCCGCCCGGGCCCGGCTGGCCCGCGCCGAAACCCGCCGGGACGAACAGCTGCTGGCACTGCGGTCCCCGACGCCCGGCGTCACCACCGTCATCACCAACCAGACCATCAACCAGATCACCGCGCCGGTCCACGCCGCCCGCGCCGAACTGGACGCCGCCGCCGCGGCGCACCGCGCCACCCCGACCCGGCTGCCCCTGGGCCAGGTCCGCCCCGGCCAGCAGGTCCTGGAGACCGAAACGAAGCTGCTCACCCATGCCATCCGGATGGCCGCGTTCAACACCCAAACCATGCTGGCCCGAACCATCACCACAGCAACCGGCTACCGCAAGGCCGGAAACGAGGCCCATGCCCTGGTCCGCACCGCCCTGGCCGGCACCGGCGACATCCGCCCGGCCCCCGGCACGCTGCACATCCGCCTCGACCCGATGCACACGCCCCGGGCCACGGCCGCCCTCGCCCAGCTGTGCACGGCCCTCAACGACACCGCCGCGGTGTTCCCCGGCACCGACCTAGAAATGCACTATTCGGTCAAACCGCACCGCTGA